The sequence CCTCCACCACGTCGGCTAATCGGTAGCCCATTGCCTGCCACTGTCCCAGCAGGTGGAAGGGTTCAACCTCCATGCCCCGCTTGATGCTGTGGCTGAAGGTGATGAAATCCTGGTATGGTGTCAGCTTGGGCAGCAATGCCGCAGCCGAGGCAACAATCAGGGGTAAGTCTCTCTGTGACCGCTGGTCATCTCCCCTCAGTCCCACCAAACATCACTTTTGCAAAGTCGTTTTGCTCCCTCTCTCCGACTACTTTCTTTAGATTTAATCTACAAACAATACGCCTGGACTTCAAATCCTCGGACGGATAGATCTTGATGCCGAGCATGGCTACCAGGTCAACCCTCTCCTCGAAGGTGGCGTCTTTCAGATTCCGCTCCCGCAAGCCCCGTAGCTCCTGTCTTAAGACCTCGGCATCGCCCCGGCTGAAGCCCTGCGTTTCTATTCGTGACTGAAGGTGTGAAATCTCCAGTCTTTCCTTCTCGATGGCGTCCTGATAGGTAATCTTCTTTTTCCTCGCATCCTCAAGATTGTAGAGGCCGCCATCAAAGCCCTCCTCAACTTTCCGAATCTTATCTTCAGCCTGCCTGATCTTGAGATGGTGAAGCCTGATTTGCTTGTCCAGTCCCTCGTCCTGATGTAAGTCTACTGCCAGTTGTTGCTCTATCCAGGCGTCATCCTTCAGCATGACATCAAGTTCATCCCAGATTTGGTCGTCCCAGGTGCCCGGCACGAAGCGGTTGTACCGGCATGGGTCTTTGATCCAGGAGCAGTAATGGGCGCGGCAGTAATAGAATACCTCGTCCCGCTTGCCCCGCAGGACTGACATGGGCTTCCCGCACCGGGGACAAAACATTCGGGTACGGAATAATGCCTGGATGGTCTTCCCCTGTTTTCCCCGACCTCGACCTCGCTCAGTAATATTCTGATTTGCTTTCTTCCATAGCTCTGTGGTGGTAAGCGGCGTCACCTCAAAGGTTACCCTCTCGTCTTTTGGCTTGGGACTGAGCAGCGTCCTCTTGATGCCCAAAGTCAGGTCACCCAGAGGTCTGTTCGGGTTTGGAACACGCCCATTGACGTTATATTCGGCCTCACCGGTGTAGCACTTGCGATTCACTATCTTGATCACTGCCTTGGGAGACCACAACACCCTCTCAGGCGGGGGAATCTTCAGCTGATTCA is a genomic window of Dehalococcoidales bacterium containing:
- a CDS encoding recombinase family protein codes for the protein DAPGGKDWASRTTRLIQAQANALRVKTNQDNALAGNISRVLAGKVPSHRAPYGYTYRAEKIFEARSGRAKVLKAWWEINEVGPDGEFLWGSPAWVVMQMFTWTGDESRTAYWVASRLNQLKIPPPERVLWSPKAVIKIVNRKCYTGEAEYNVNGRVPNPNRPLGDLTLGIKRTLLSPKPKDERVTFEVTPLTTTELWKKANQNITERGRGRGKQGKTIQALFRTRMFCPRCGKPMSVLRGKRDEVFYYCRAHYCSWIKDPCRYNRFVPGTWDDQIWDELDVMLKDDAWIEQQLAVDLHQDEGLDKQIRLHHLKIRQAEDKIRKVEEGFDGGLYNLEDARKKKITYQDAIEKERLEISHLQSRIETQGFSRGDAEVLRQELRGLRERNLKDATFEERVDLVAMLGIKIYPSEDLKSRRIVCRLNLKKVVGEREQNDFAKVMFGGTEGR